A region of Clostridium acetobutylicum ATCC 824 DNA encodes the following proteins:
- the hcp gene encoding hydroxylamine reductase — translation MSMFCYQCQETAGCKGCTVKGVCGKDESVAKAQDLLIYVTKGLAVVSNEGMKVGVKDSKVNKYIVENLFTTITNANFDRDSILDRVRETLRIREDLKAKVVKAGGKVGEVKVSGGFFKKLFGIAKEEMVGPDAATWTADNVIEFDAKAEKVGVLSTENEDIRSLRELITYGLKGLSAYMKHAMNLKYDDETVHEFMAKALAATLDDSLSVDQLVALALEAGKFGVNGMALLDKANTETYGNPEITTVDIGVRKNPGILISGHDLRDLEMLLEQTEGTGVDVYTHGEMLAGQYYPKFKKYKNFAGNYGNAWWKQKEEFEKFNGPIVMTTNCIVIPKASYKNRLFTTGATGMPGCPHIEAKADGTKDFSEVIKMAKKCSAPTEIEKGQIVGGFAHNQVIALADKVVAAVKSGAIKRFFVMAGCDGRANSRNYYTEFAEKLPKDTVILTAGCAKYKYNKLNLGDIGGIPRVLDAGQCNDSYSLVVIALKLQEVFRLKSVNELPISYNIAWYEQKAVIVLLSLLHLGVKNIHLGPTLPAFLSPNVAKVLVDNFGIGGITNVEDDMKMFMQG, via the coding sequence ATGTCAATGTTTTGTTATCAATGTCAAGAAACTGCAGGATGCAAAGGATGTACGGTTAAGGGCGTTTGTGGTAAGGATGAAAGTGTAGCAAAAGCTCAAGATTTATTAATATATGTAACTAAAGGACTAGCAGTAGTTAGCAATGAAGGAATGAAGGTAGGGGTTAAAGACAGCAAGGTTAATAAATATATAGTAGAGAACCTATTTACAACAATAACTAATGCTAATTTTGATAGAGATTCTATTTTAGATAGAGTGAGAGAAACTTTAAGAATAAGAGAAGATTTAAAGGCTAAGGTTGTTAAGGCTGGTGGAAAAGTAGGGGAAGTTAAGGTAAGTGGAGGTTTCTTTAAGAAGTTATTTGGAATTGCAAAAGAAGAAATGGTAGGACCAGATGCTGCAACTTGGACTGCGGACAATGTAATAGAATTTGATGCGAAAGCTGAAAAGGTTGGAGTGCTTTCAACAGAAAATGAAGATATAAGAAGTCTTAGAGAATTAATTACTTATGGATTAAAAGGTTTATCAGCCTACATGAAGCATGCTATGAACTTAAAGTATGATGATGAAACTGTTCATGAATTTATGGCAAAAGCATTGGCAGCAACTTTAGATGACAGTTTAAGCGTAGATCAATTAGTTGCCTTGGCACTTGAAGCTGGTAAGTTCGGTGTAAATGGAATGGCGCTTCTTGACAAAGCAAATACTGAAACCTACGGAAATCCTGAAATAACTACTGTTGATATTGGAGTTAGAAAAAATCCAGGAATATTGATTTCAGGACACGATTTGAGAGATTTAGAAATGTTACTTGAGCAAACAGAGGGAACAGGAGTAGACGTATATACTCATGGAGAAATGCTTGCTGGACAATATTATCCAAAGTTTAAAAAGTATAAAAACTTTGCAGGGAATTATGGTAATGCGTGGTGGAAACAAAAAGAAGAATTTGAGAAGTTTAATGGCCCTATAGTGATGACTACTAACTGTATAGTTATACCAAAGGCTTCCTACAAAAATAGACTGTTTACAACAGGAGCTACAGGTATGCCTGGGTGTCCTCATATAGAAGCTAAAGCTGATGGAACAAAGGATTTCTCAGAAGTTATAAAAATGGCTAAGAAATGCAGTGCACCTACAGAAATAGAAAAGGGACAGATAGTTGGTGGATTTGCACATAATCAAGTTATAGCGCTTGCGGATAAGGTTGTAGCTGCAGTTAAATCGGGGGCTATAAAGAGATTTTTCGTAATGGCTGGATGTGACGGAAGAGCTAATTCAAGAAATTACTATACAGAATTTGCTGAAAAATTGCCTAAGGATACAGTTATATTAACAGCAGGTTGTGCGAAATATAAATACAACAAGCTTAACCTAGGAGATATCGGTGGAATTCCAAGAGTTTTAGATGCTGGACAATGTAATGATTCATATTCCTTAGTTGTTATAGCACTTAAACTGCAAGAGGTATTTAGATTGAAGAGTGTAAATGAGCTTCCTATATCATATAACATAGCTTGGTATGAGCAAAAAGCTGTAATAGTATTATTATCGTTATTACACTTGGGAGTTAAAAATATTCATTTAGGACCAACACTACCAGCATTCCTTTCACCAAATGTGGCAAAGGTATTAGTAGATAACTTTGGAATTGGTGGAATCACTAATGTAGAAGATGATATGAAAATGTTTATGCAAGGTTAA
- a CDS encoding response regulator produces the protein MSKRRILVVDDHFVVREGLKLIFELEDEYEVVGEAENGEQALLLIDELKPDVILMDLSMPKMSGLDVLKALKEKENSIPIIILTTYNEDNLIKEGLSLGAKGYLLKDTTREELIRTVESAFRGELLLQPEVSKVLFNVKKKESTINTSFNASITERELFILQSIARGCKSKEIAFDMGISERTVKAHLTNIYSKLQVSSRSEAVAKAIEKGIIHVQK, from the coding sequence ATGAGTAAAAGAAGAATACTAGTGGTAGATGATCACTTTGTAGTTAGAGAGGGGTTAAAGCTCATTTTTGAGTTAGAAGATGAGTACGAGGTTGTTGGTGAAGCTGAAAATGGTGAACAGGCGTTATTACTTATAGATGAACTTAAGCCAGATGTGATTTTAATGGATTTAAGTATGCCTAAAATGAGTGGACTAGATGTACTAAAAGCTTTAAAGGAAAAAGAAAATTCTATTCCAATAATTATTTTAACTACATATAATGAGGATAATTTAATAAAAGAGGGGCTTTCACTAGGAGCAAAGGGGTATCTTCTTAAGGATACTACTAGGGAGGAACTTATAAGAACAGTTGAATCAGCATTTAGGGGAGAATTATTACTTCAACCAGAAGTAAGTAAAGTATTATTTAATGTTAAAAAGAAAGAAAGTACAATAAATACCTCCTTTAATGCATCAATTACAGAGAGGGAACTGTTTATTCTACAGTCAATAGCAAGGGGCTGTAAGAGTAAAGAAATAGCTTTTGATATGGGGATATCAGAAAGAACAGTAAAGGCACACCTGACTAATATTTACAGTAAGCTTCAGGTTTCTTCTAGATCAGAAGCGGTTGCTAAAGCTATAGAAAAGGGAATAATTCATGTTCAAAAATAA
- a CDS encoding sensor histidine kinase, whose product MASKSYDEEKLNFRLLSIICIILVCVFSLFLQNIKEIYLFQSIIFTLIMILFFIMYWFSYIFKNRYWIYFLIQGIIICACAFLIQKGYHALFIGIIPILMSQSVELYYNIFKIILTFIFLYSIFCGTVVIINGAYYLPELIPVFLIIIIFVIGYSAIFFKQVKLRIQTQKVLKELELAYDKVEELTLTNERQRMARDLHDTLSQGIAGIIMQLEAVNANLNKNNNKRAQEIVLKAMEHARKTLADSRLVIEDLRSETDLNGDFIDLVKSEVSKFRNLSSSEVEVDIQMKSQITTKILEHLLYIIRECLNNIAKHAKAENVQLKIIEESSEIKVEVIDDGIGFEVESLNKVYGHYGILGITERVRSIKGEIEIKSKKRLGTNVSIIIPIEKGILKENE is encoded by the coding sequence ATGGCTAGTAAATCATATGATGAAGAAAAATTAAATTTTAGACTTTTATCAATAATTTGTATTATTCTAGTTTGTGTATTTTCTTTGTTTTTACAAAATATTAAAGAAATTTATTTATTTCAAAGTATAATATTTACCTTAATAATGATTTTATTTTTTATAATGTATTGGTTTTCTTATATTTTTAAAAATAGATATTGGATATATTTTTTAATTCAAGGAATAATTATTTGTGCATGTGCGTTTTTAATTCAAAAAGGATATCATGCATTATTTATAGGTATTATACCTATTTTAATGTCTCAAAGTGTAGAATTATATTATAATATTTTTAAAATTATATTGACTTTTATTTTCTTGTACTCAATATTTTGTGGTACTGTTGTAATAATTAATGGTGCATACTATTTGCCGGAATTAATACCAGTATTTCTTATAATAATTATTTTTGTAATTGGATACTCAGCTATATTTTTTAAGCAAGTAAAATTAAGAATTCAAACACAAAAGGTTTTAAAGGAACTAGAACTGGCTTATGATAAAGTGGAAGAATTAACCTTAACTAATGAAAGACAAAGAATGGCTAGAGATTTGCACGATACACTTTCTCAAGGTATTGCAGGAATAATAATGCAGCTTGAGGCGGTAAACGCCAATTTAAATAAGAATAATAATAAAAGGGCTCAAGAAATTGTATTAAAAGCTATGGAACATGCTAGAAAAACACTGGCAGATTCAAGACTTGTTATAGAAGATTTAAGGTCAGAAACAGATTTAAATGGTGATTTTATTGATTTAGTGAAAAGTGAAGTGAGTAAATTTAGAAACCTTTCAAGTAGTGAAGTTGAAGTTGATATACAAATGAAATCTCAAATTACAACAAAAATATTGGAGCACCTTTTATATATAATTAGAGAATGTTTAAATAATATTGCAAAGCATGCAAAAGCTGAAAATGTACAGCTCAAGATAATAGAGGAGAGTAGCGAAATAAAGGTAGAAGTAATAGATGATGGTATAGGCTTTGAAGTAGAAAGCTTGAATAAAGTATATGGACATTATGGCATACTTGGGATAACTGAACGAGTTCGTAGTATTAAGGGTGAAATTGAAATAAAAAGTAAGAAGAGATTGGGTACTAATGTAAGTATTATAATACCAATTGAGAAAGGAATATTAAAAGAAAATGAGTAA
- a CDS encoding MMPL family transporter produces the protein MAKLLYNLGSWVYKRPKRVIVAWVVFLAILGVAVLNTGIKFSDNFSIPGSKSEKAGNMLKKATESQSKSSNKTTTIRLIFKVEKGKDLMTPSVKIAINKLKTKIQGKDKKVMYISDPYAMGTISKNKKIAYADITYNIKNEEVTEKDKNIVFNNIKITRDAGIQTELGGDVAFSGIEAVGPSDAVGLAIAFIVLLITFRLFMAALMPIATAAVGLASGVLCIFISSNSVDTLIFSLSLAAMIGLAVGIDYALFIISRYRENLAEGYDRQESLARAMATAGSSVLFAGVTVIIALSGLSLVGVPFLRTMGLDAAAVVLLAIISSLTAVPAFISIAKDRISIYKKNKIFNIIKSSKYKNKEDSKWGSIVSKHPAVIAIAVVIVTALFSYQALNLELGIPDKGSKPIESTERKGYDIMAEGFGKGVNGPLILVADASKVKGNYMITLQEIEKEIGKLPNIKSITPPIPVGNNKLAMINLVPKSGPNDKETKELVKAINEKSENIRKYKKVDLMETGATAVNIDTDVTLSKVMPKFILVIVGLAIILMVLVFRSILVPIKAVLGFLMTILSTLGFGVIVLQNGHLAGLFNVAAREPILCFLPILVTGILFGLAMDYEVFLVSRMRESYTQTGDARKSVILGIKNSGKVVTSAALIMTAVFLGFAFNVDANVKEMGITLAFGVLFDAFVIRMTFVPAVMILLGKKAWYMPKWLDRILPNIDIEGESIIKEEKAS, from the coding sequence ATGGCAAAATTATTGTACAATTTAGGAAGTTGGGTTTATAAAAGGCCTAAAAGAGTTATTGTGGCGTGGGTAGTTTTTCTAGCTATTTTAGGTGTTGCTGTATTAAATACAGGTATAAAATTTAGTGATAATTTTTCTATACCTGGAAGCAAGTCTGAAAAAGCTGGTAATATGTTAAAAAAGGCTACAGAAAGTCAAAGTAAATCAAGTAATAAAACGACTACTATAAGGCTTATTTTTAAAGTGGAAAAAGGTAAGGATTTAATGACACCATCTGTAAAAATAGCTATAAATAAACTAAAGACTAAGATACAAGGAAAAGATAAAAAAGTTATGTACATATCAGACCCATATGCAATGGGGACTATAAGTAAAAATAAAAAAATTGCTTATGCTGATATAACTTATAACATTAAGAATGAAGAGGTTACAGAAAAAGATAAGAACATAGTTTTTAATAATATTAAAATAACAAGAGATGCGGGAATTCAAACAGAATTAGGAGGAGATGTTGCGTTTTCAGGAATAGAAGCAGTTGGACCTTCAGATGCAGTTGGTCTTGCAATAGCGTTTATTGTACTATTGATTACATTTAGATTATTTATGGCAGCATTAATGCCAATAGCAACAGCAGCTGTAGGATTGGCATCAGGAGTATTATGTATATTTATATCATCTAATTCAGTAGATACGCTTATATTTTCATTATCTTTAGCAGCAATGATAGGACTTGCAGTAGGAATAGATTATGCTCTATTTATAATTTCTAGATATAGAGAAAATCTTGCTGAAGGATATGATAGGCAAGAATCATTAGCTAGGGCTATGGCAACAGCAGGTAGTTCGGTTTTATTTGCAGGAGTAACAGTTATTATTGCGCTTAGTGGTTTATCATTAGTTGGAGTTCCTTTTTTAAGAACTATGGGCTTAGATGCAGCAGCAGTTGTATTGCTTGCGATAATTTCATCATTAACAGCAGTTCCAGCGTTTATAAGTATTGCAAAAGATCGCATAAGTATTTATAAAAAAAATAAAATATTTAATATTATAAAATCATCTAAATACAAAAACAAGGAAGATAGCAAATGGGGAAGTATTGTAAGCAAGCATCCAGCAGTTATAGCAATAGCTGTGGTGATAGTAACTGCTTTATTTAGTTATCAGGCTCTTAACTTGGAATTAGGAATTCCAGATAAAGGATCAAAACCGATAGAATCAACAGAACGTAAGGGTTATGATATTATGGCAGAGGGATTTGGAAAAGGTGTTAATGGGCCTCTTATTTTGGTAGCTGATGCTTCCAAAGTAAAAGGAAATTATATGATTACACTTCAAGAAATAGAAAAGGAAATTGGAAAATTACCAAACATAAAATCTATTACACCCCCTATTCCAGTTGGTAACAACAAGTTGGCAATGATAAATTTAGTACCTAAAAGTGGTCCAAATGATAAAGAAACAAAGGAATTAGTTAAGGCTATAAACGAAAAGTCTGAAAACATAAGGAAATATAAAAAAGTTGATCTTATGGAAACGGGAGCTACTGCAGTAAATATAGATACAGATGTTACATTAAGTAAAGTTATGCCTAAATTTATTTTAGTTATTGTTGGGCTTGCAATAATTTTAATGGTTTTAGTTTTTAGATCCATATTGGTACCAATTAAGGCTGTTTTAGGTTTTTTAATGACTATACTTTCAACTTTAGGATTTGGAGTTATTGTTTTACAAAATGGTCATTTAGCTGGATTGTTTAATGTAGCAGCTCGTGAGCCGATATTATGTTTTTTACCTATATTAGTAACAGGAATTTTATTTGGTTTAGCAATGGATTATGAGGTATTCTTAGTAAGTCGTATGAGAGAAAGTTATACTCAAACAGGAGATGCAAGAAAATCTGTTATTCTAGGAATAAAAAATAGTGGTAAAGTAGTAACATCAGCAGCATTGATAATGACAGCTGTTTTCTTAGGATTTGCTTTCAATGTAGATGCAAACGTAAAGGAAATGGGTATTACCCTTGCTTTTGGAGTACTATTTGATGCATTTGTTATAAGAATGACTTTTGTACCAGCTGTTATGATACTATTAGGTAAAAAAGCATGGTATATGCCAAAATGGTTAGATAGAATTCTTCCTAATATAGATATTGAAGGTGAATCAATAATTAAAGAAGAAAAAGCTAGTTAA
- a CDS encoding alpha/beta hydrolase family protein, whose product MMFKKYLDNEQFNFQLNRFLGKFMEDSEVKNDIEKALLNIKDMNSWYIAWRKLAEKSEIKGKFELASAYYAAGSFYLRESDPNKAYMYTKYRENYYKSYKGVPLEHFNVPYEDSFFPAVRVKFQGSTKTLIFHGGYDSCLEEMLPFFSAFENLGYDIIAFEGPGQGMALKNGLKFIHNWERPVSALLDYFNLNEVTILGCSWGGYFCLRAAAFEKRIKAAIVYDIFYCGMDVIGMKNKEMRYELEKLLNNNEKDKINELMYSKMKADIDFNWKISKGMDNTMTYTPYDFLKAIQLHTMDGIEELIDQDVLLLAGEEDQYVPIEAMKLFEDRLVNANITKKIFTKETGGEQHCQVGRIDLAFDEIKKFLVRK is encoded by the coding sequence ATGATGTTTAAAAAATATTTAGATAATGAACAATTTAATTTTCAACTTAATCGTTTTTTAGGAAAGTTTATGGAGGATTCTGAGGTTAAAAATGATATTGAAAAGGCTTTGCTAAATATAAAAGATATGAATTCTTGGTATATAGCTTGGAGAAAGCTTGCAGAGAAAAGTGAAATAAAAGGAAAATTTGAATTAGCGTCAGCTTATTATGCAGCAGGAAGTTTTTACTTAAGAGAAAGTGATCCAAATAAAGCTTATATGTATACAAAGTATAGAGAAAATTATTATAAGAGTTATAAAGGAGTACCATTAGAACATTTCAATGTACCCTATGAAGATTCATTTTTTCCAGCAGTTCGAGTTAAATTTCAAGGTTCAACTAAAACTTTAATTTTTCATGGAGGTTATGATTCTTGTTTAGAAGAAATGCTGCCATTTTTCAGTGCATTTGAGAATTTAGGATATGATATTATTGCATTTGAAGGCCCAGGACAAGGAATGGCATTGAAGAATGGATTAAAGTTCATTCATAATTGGGAGAGGCCAGTATCAGCTCTTTTAGATTATTTTAATTTAAATGAAGTTACTATATTAGGATGTTCATGGGGTGGATATTTTTGTCTTAGAGCAGCAGCATTTGAAAAGAGAATTAAGGCAGCTATTGTATATGATATATTTTACTGCGGTATGGATGTTATAGGTATGAAGAACAAGGAAATGAGATATGAGTTAGAAAAGCTACTTAATAATAATGAAAAAGATAAGATTAATGAGCTTATGTATTCCAAAATGAAAGCAGATATTGACTTTAATTGGAAAATATCAAAAGGAATGGATAACACTATGACTTATACACCATACGATTTTCTTAAAGCTATTCAGCTTCACACTATGGATGGTATAGAGGAATTAATAGATCAAGATGTGCTTCTTCTTGCAGGAGAGGAAGATCAGTATGTGCCAATTGAGGCTATGAAGCTTTTTGAAGATAGACTTGTAAATGCAAATATAACAAAGAAAATTTTTACTAAGGAAACAGGTGGAGAGCAGCACTGTCAAGTAGGAAGGATAGATTTAGCCTTTGATGAAATTAAGAAGTTTCTTGTAAGAAAGTAG
- a CDS encoding TetR/AcrR family transcriptional regulator, whose translation MDLRVLKTQKNIKTALCNLLVHKAFKDITVQNICDKALVSRSTFYDHYYDKYDLLSKIAEEIISEFKPYLKHRFNLNPPDSFISIGAYIIKYFSENKNIIQALFSIHNESIDIYNDFKAILIQECSSYLKRENFISKFNVSNDYICAHYASYVLTSFELWLKLGENDADFRLANKFQAILFESST comes from the coding sequence ATGGATCTTAGAGTATTAAAGACGCAAAAAAACATAAAAACTGCCTTATGTAACCTACTGGTACATAAAGCTTTCAAGGATATTACAGTTCAAAATATTTGTGATAAAGCCTTAGTTAGCCGCTCAACCTTTTATGACCACTATTACGATAAATACGATTTGCTTAGTAAAATAGCAGAAGAAATCATATCTGAATTCAAACCTTATCTTAAGCATAGATTCAATTTAAATCCGCCTGATAGCTTCATTAGTATAGGTGCATATATTATTAAATATTTTTCAGAAAATAAAAATATTATACAAGCTTTATTTAGTATTCATAATGAATCCATTGATATATACAATGATTTTAAAGCCATACTTATACAGGAATGTTCCTCTTATCTAAAACGTGAAAATTTCATAAGTAAATTTAATGTATCAAACGATTATATATGTGCTCACTATGCCTCATATGTGTTAACCTCTTTTGAATTATGGCTAAAATTAGGTGAGAATGATGCTGACTTTAGATTGGCCAATAAATTCCAAGCCATTCTATTTGAAAGTTCTACTTAA
- a CDS encoding DUF6179 domain-containing protein yields the protein MMFMESSNTIEEYNFDIRKHFNKENFFEYILTYSYKKKLLNKEDFEKIYYERIEILKNKLTYYTRNESSSVRIEALKSILKSIDYTIGIYLKTFNSIKLILNELKELSLKEMLLRGEAVIEKKISDSKILFHNIGKLNIENYTYDDTIDHGISEFFNEYEYKFTAHEAPGCIDYQLYFDDMNYTGIEYMYNYLINLSLENEFCNKFKIDEVNEVLKGYHEENKALLINVFELVLRNSLGVIICGRDLGSLNISELDREYIKSKLKKLALEELQNELVKTAEACCINLNIKNKNLLCYVRKAAFKFSSLLSINIKLNRLETVFVSFKSNDYHQIIYYTDGIKMSNSEFRKLNKKILGCTLVNEKIDLIKSGIKSLEDLTDMLGGDCLFKAEYIEYFKSLSQLEIIILLAYIKEVAAKKDYEKEWYVEFNIYISRLSKKEQKRLEELEKKIRFK from the coding sequence ATGATGTTTATGGAGAGTAGTAATACAATTGAAGAATATAATTTTGACATAAGAAAGCATTTTAATAAAGAAAATTTCTTCGAGTATATTTTAACTTATTCCTATAAAAAAAAGCTGTTAAATAAAGAGGATTTTGAGAAGATTTATTATGAAAGAATAGAAATTTTAAAAAATAAGTTAACCTATTACACTAGGAATGAAAGTAGTTCAGTTAGGATAGAAGCTTTAAAAAGTATTTTAAAATCCATTGACTACACTATAGGCATTTATTTAAAGACCTTTAATAGTATTAAGCTTATTTTAAATGAATTAAAAGAATTAAGTTTAAAGGAAATGCTATTAAGGGGAGAAGCGGTAATAGAGAAAAAAATATCGGATAGCAAAATCCTTTTTCATAATATAGGTAAACTTAATATTGAAAATTACACATATGACGATACTATTGACCATGGAATTTCAGAGTTTTTTAATGAATACGAGTATAAATTTACAGCGCATGAAGCCCCAGGTTGTATAGATTATCAACTTTATTTTGATGATATGAACTATACTGGCATTGAATATATGTACAACTATCTAATAAATTTAAGTTTAGAAAATGAGTTTTGCAATAAATTCAAAATTGATGAAGTAAATGAGGTTTTAAAAGGATATCATGAAGAAAATAAAGCATTGCTCATAAATGTATTTGAACTAGTTTTAAGAAATTCACTTGGAGTGATTATTTGTGGAAGGGATTTAGGTAGCCTTAATATTAGTGAATTAGATAGGGAATATATAAAAAGCAAATTGAAAAAATTAGCTCTAGAAGAATTACAGAATGAACTAGTAAAGACAGCAGAAGCATGTTGTATTAACTTAAATATTAAAAATAAAAATCTACTTTGTTATGTTAGAAAAGCTGCTTTTAAATTCAGTTCACTTTTAAGTATAAATATTAAATTAAATAGATTAGAAACTGTATTTGTGTCATTTAAGAGCAATGATTATCATCAAATAATTTATTATACTGATGGTATAAAAATGAGTAATTCAGAATTTAGGAAGCTAAATAAAAAAATATTAGGATGCACGCTTGTGAATGAAAAGATAGATTTAATAAAAAGTGGTATTAAAAGTTTGGAAGACTTAACTGATATGCTTGGAGGGGATTGTTTATTTAAAGCTGAATATATAGAATACTTTAAGAGCTTATCACAGCTTGAAATTATTATTTTACTTGCGTATATAAAAGAAGTAGCGGCTAAAAAAGACTATGAAAAGGAATGGTATGTTGAGTTTAATATATATATATCAAGGTTAAGTAAAAAAGAGCAAAAAAGGCTAGAAGAACTAGAGAAAAAAATAAGATTTAAGTAG
- a CDS encoding DUF6323 family protein: MKNFIEVFQKNLLENQTFNEIVNCNEFTIKYGLKLYEEDVREIIKTRSDALVKNGRIEFGNQIINKIITTFCDSPYISQQNYSETMNELIEIFYNFKNETLDYISDDEAIEIMKEKFDNHCRGSLELLEGTVLYKIANNIRSGFKDYANLEDEKE; encoded by the coding sequence ATGAAAAATTTTATAGAGGTATTTCAAAAAAATTTGCTAGAAAATCAAACTTTTAATGAAATAGTTAATTGTAATGAATTCACCATAAAGTACGGTTTAAAACTTTATGAAGAAGATGTAAGAGAGATTATAAAAACAAGAAGTGATGCTCTTGTCAAAAATGGCAGGATAGAATTTGGAAATCAAATTATAAATAAAATTATTACTACATTTTGTGATTCTCCTTACATATCACAACAAAATTATAGTGAGACAATGAATGAACTTATAGAAATTTTTTATAATTTTAAGAATGAGACCTTAGATTATATAAGTGATGATGAGGCAATAGAAATTATGAAAGAAAAGTTTGATAATCATTGCAGAGGGTCATTAGAATTGTTAGAAGGGACAGTTTTATATAAGATTGCCAACAATATAAGAAGTGGATTTAAGGATTATGCAAATTTGGAGGATGAAAAGGAATGA